The Natrinema sp. DC36 genome includes the window CGCGGATCGGCTCGAGGCCGTCGACGGTGAGCAGGTCGCCGTCGAACTCAACGGTGAGGAGACGGTGACGGTCGACAGATCGCTGATCGTGACCGCGGCGATGGACGACGGGCCGACGGGGCTCTCCGCCGGTGACGAGATTCGCGCGGTCAACGGCCAGACGGTCGCGACCGAGCGCGGCTTCTTCGACGCCGTCGGCGACGACGAACGAGTCACCCTGACGATCGAACCCGCGGACAGCGAAGAGCGGGTCGACCGAGCGGTGACGATCGGGGCTGCGGTCTCGGTCGTCGAAGACGAACCGCTCGAGGCCGAAACCGGCCCGACCGACGAGACGTTCGTCATCACCCGCTTCGACGGCGAGCGGGTGCACAGCTACGAGGACCTCGCTCCCCTGCTGGCGGACACCGAGCCCGGCCAGCAGGTCGAGGTGACGGGCTACATCGGTGACGACCGACAGACGCACACCGTCACTCTCGGCGAGAACCCGCGATCCGAGAGCGGGTTCCTCGGGATTCAACCGTATCCGGGAACGTCCGGCGTCGACGTCAGCGACATCGGCGTCCAGCTCTACCCCGCCGGCGAGTATCTGGGCCTGCTCGGCGGGGACGGCGAGACGCGCTTCGGCGGCGTCGCCGACACCTTCCTCGGAAAGATGGGACTCACACTCCTGTTGCCGGTCATCGGCGTCAGTGGTGCTTTACCGTTCAACTTCGCCGGGTTCACCGGCGGGATCCAGAACTTCTACGAAGTGCAGGGTGCGCTCGGCGCGTTCGGCGACGGGACCGTCTTTCTGGTGGCGAACCTGCTGTTCTGGACCGGCTGGATCAACGTCCAGCTCGGCTTCTTCAACTGCGTCCCGGCGTTCCCGCTCGACGGCGGGCACATCCTCCGGACGAGCACCGAGGCGATCGTCTCGCGGCTGCCCATCATCGACCCGACCCGGGGAATGGTCCGTCTGGTAACGACCACGGTCGGCGTGACCATGCTCATTAGCTTCATCATGATGCTGTTCGGGCCGCAACTGTTCTCGGGGTAGTCGTCCCCGCAGACGGTCTGCTGTACCTAGTACCGGCCCACCCGTATTGTGGGTCGCAGGTGCACCGGAACTGACGGAGCGGAGTCCGTCTCAGTCTTCCACATCGACGCCGTAGCGGTCGGAGAACTCCTCGGGCGTCGCCTCGAGGCGTTCGAACTCGGTATCGAAGTAGTGTTCGTGGTGACGGACGACCTGTTCGACGACCCAGTGGCTGAACGCCTCGTCGAAGCGCCACTCGCCGTCCGTCTCGGGGATTTCGAAGCGGTCGTCCGTCGAAAAGGTCGCGTAGACGTGGAAGAAGCCGAGGATGACGTCCGCGAAGTCACGGGCCTTCTCCGAGCCGCTCTCGCGGCGCTCTTCGAGTTCGGCGAGACCGTCGTCGGTGAGTTCGAAGTACTTCCGATCGGGTTCGTCCTCGCGCTCGATGCGCTCGGCCCAGCCCTTCTCCTCGAACTTGTAGAGGATCGGATACACCGAGCCGTACGACGGCTCCCAGTGACCGCCGCTGATCTCGCGGATCTCCTTGAGGATCTCGTAGCCGTACCGGGGCTTCTCCTCGAGGAGCTCGAGCACGAGGTAGGCGATGAGTCCCTTCGGCGGCCCACTTTTCCGCATATACGTCGTGGATAAAACGGACGCACGTAAAGGGTTTCGGTCGTGCTCGAGACGGGCGGCTCAGGGCCTGGGAACCTAACAGCGGCGGTTCCCAGCGATGGGTAAACGCCGGAGCGAAGCCGACCGAAACCCGGTCCTTCTTAGCGTCCCCGTCCCAACCGACGAGCATGGAACGACGACGACCGCCACAGACCGAAGAGGGCTGGTACGTCCTCCACGACTTCCGGTCGATCGACTGGGACGCCTGGCGAGACGCGCCCGAGCGCCGGCGCTCGCAGGCGATCGAGGAGGGCATCGACTACCTCGGGTCCAGCGAGGCCGTCGACGACGCCGACGAGGGCGAGTCGGCGACGTTCGCGGTGTTCGGCCACAAGGCCGATCTGCTCGTGCTCCACCTGCGACCGACGCTCGCCGATATCGACACGCTCGAGCGGCAGTTCGAACACACCGCGCTCGCCGAGTTCACCGAGCGGGCCGACTCCTACCTCTCGGTAACGGAGGTCTCGGGCTACATGTCCGAGGACTACTTCGACGAGGATGCGGAGGTCGAAGACACCGGCTTGGCGCGCTACATCGAGTCCCGACTCACGCCTGAAATCCCCGACAGCGAGTTCCTGAGCTTCTATCCGATGGACAAACGCCGCGGTCCGGAGGACAACTGGTACGACCTGCCCTTCGACGAGCGCGCGGAACACCTGTCTTCGCACGGCGACATCGGTCGAGAGTACGCCGGCCGCGTCACGCAGATCATCTCCGGCAGCGTCGGCCTCGACGACTTCGAGTGGGGCGTGACGCTGTTCGCAGACGACCCGACCGACGTGAAGGAACTCCTCTCCGAGATGCGCTTCGATCCCTCGAGTTCTCGCTTCGCCGAGTTCGGCCGATTCCTCTCGGCCCGGCGCTTCCCGCCCGAACACCTCGGTGCGTTCCTCGCGGGCGAGCCGGTTCCACAGGAGGGCGCCCACGGCGAGCGCGGCCACCCACACGCCGAGAGCGACTCCGACGGTCATCAGCACGGAGACTCGGACGGCCACCACGGCGGCTCCGGCGGTCACCACGGTGACGACGCAGACGGTGACGGGGACGAAGACGTTCGCAGCGAACTCGAGGAACTGGGCGTCTACGCGGGCCAGCCCCACGGTGAGGACGTCCACGCGGTCGTGCTCTACTCGGCGGCCGACCCCGACGAGCTATTCGAGGAGGTCGACGGGCTGCGAGGGAACTTCGACCACTACGATACGCACGTGAAAACGGCCGTCTATGAACCGCGAGACGGCGGCGACGACGCGGAAACGGCGATCGTCAGCCTCTGGGATACCGAACGCGCCGCGAACACGGCCGCCGGGTTCCTCGCCGACCTCCCCGATATCGTCCGGCAAGCGGGCGACGATGAGGGCGATTCCTGGGGCACGATGGGAATGTTCTACACGGTCAAACCCGAGCATCGCGGTGACTTCACCGGCGCGTTCGAGGACGCCGCCGGCCTGCTCGCGGAGATGGACGGGCACCGCAAGACGGACCTGCTGATCAACCGCGAGGACGAAAACGATATGTTCATCGCCAGCCGCTGGGATTCCCGCGAGGACGCCATGCAGTTCTTCCGCAGCGACGCCTTCTCGGAGGCCGTCGAGTTCGGTCGCGACGTCCTCGTCGACCGACCGCGACACGTCTTCCTGGCCTGAGCTCGAGGCCCATTTTTCGCGGTTGGCTCGAGAACGGACGACGCGAAGTCTGTGCAGCCGGAACTGACGTTAGATTCCGCCGTCTTCCGCCGACTCGTCGTAGAAGAAGTAGGCCGCAATCCCCGCCAATCCGAACGCGAGCGTCACGAACGGCCACTTTCCGGGGTCGCGATCGGTCGCGAACGCGTGGACGGTGACGAAGATCGCGAACGCGATATGGCCGACGAGCGTCGCGGCGAGAAACGCCTGAACTTCCATTATTGAGGGATTCGACGGAGCGATGAAAGCCGTTACGAAGCCATTCGTCGGAGCCACAGCCAACAGCCACAACAGTCGGTGCGGTGGCCGAGAAGGCGGCTCACCGCACTCGCGGTGAGTCGCCTGACCCGGGGGAGGGCAGGCGGTTCACCGATACGACCGCGAGCGAACCCGAAGGGTGAGCGAGCGGCCTTTTTTGGTCGAGATTTTTTGCGCGAGCGGTGAACGCAGTGAACCCGAGCGCAAAAAGGTCGGTCTTAGAAATCGTGATCCGGGTCGTCTTCAACTGTGCGCTTCATCGATTCGCGACGGGACTTGGCGTCGCGACCGGTCGCCTCGAGCAGGAAGTCGTTTTTCGCGTCGACGGCGTCGCCCGCAGCCTCGAGTTCGTCGGGGCCGAGTTCGGTGGGGTCGCGCTCGTAGAACTCGACGCCGAGTTTGTCCTTTTTGCCGGAGTACTCGATGGTGCCAACGACGACTTTCTCGAAGACGGGGTTGTCGGGTTCGCCGATAACGAAGAGATCGCTTCCCTTGTACTCCTCGGACCCCGTGATCGGGCCGAAGTAGTCCTCGACGGTCGACTCCATGTCCGGAATTCGCTCCTCGAGATATTCGCCGCGGCGCATCTTGTACTCCTTCATAGGTTGGGAGAAACACGGCGGACCGTTTACCTCTTTTCATAGGAAACGTTTCGCCTCGCTGATCTGTTTCGGTGCGAGAACGGGTCACTGAGACGGCTGCAGTCGTATTCGAACCCACTCCGGCCAGGACACTGACCGATCGACCTGCGGACGGAGGATCGCCTGCGGACGGGGGCGTGAGTGAGCGGCTACGCAGCTACTCGAAGGTATCGGGGTGTGAGGGGGATTACTGGCGCTCGCGCTCGCTGATATACCCCTTTCGGCAGTCGGGGCAGATGTCGCCGGCGCGCAGCGACCCGCGGTCGCCTGCGGCCACGTAGTCACACCGCGGGCAGTAGAACTCGGTCGGCACGTCGGTCGCGGGAGTGTCGTCGCTTTCGGCGGGCGTCGCGACCGAGTCGGCCCGCTCGATACCGGTGCCCGACTCCGATGCGGCGTCGGCGCCACCGTGCTCCGCGGCCGGGGCCTCCGCGGTCACCGATCGGGCGTCGCCCGCCCCGCCCGCCGGCGCGTCGTTCTCGAGAACGACGGCGTCGTCGTCGGGCGGGCTCAGATCGGAGCCATCGTCCCCAGTGTCGGAATCGACCTCGGCGTCGTCGTTCTCGGTGATGATCTCACCGTCGCCGTCGCCATCGCCGTCGTCTGGCCACTCCGTCGGATCGGCATCCGCGCCGACCGGCGGGCCGACGTCGCTCGAGTCGGGCCACTCGCCGTGTTCGCGGTCCCGATCGGCGGCTGGATCGTCATCGTCGTCCTCGAGAATCTCGCCGTCGTCGGTGACGGGATCGCCGTTCTCGTCCGTCGGAAGTTCTATTTCGTCGGCTGCGTCGTCGGAGCTGTCGTCGGCCGCGTCAGCTGTGGCGGCCACGTCGTCCGCCGGGTCGGCCTCGCTTCCGGCGGTCGAGTTCGGAGCGGCGGACGCATCGGGCTCGGAGTCGACGAGTTCGGCGTCCTCGGACGCGTCGTCGGCGTCGATGAACGCGGCGTCCGAGTCGACATCGGCGGCGCTATCGGCCGCGGCGTCTCGTTCGATGGGCGGTTCAGTCGGTTGGGGATCGTGATCGTCGGGGAGCGAGTCGGCTCCCGTCCCGGCGGAGAGGCTGGTTACTTCGGTGTTCTCGCTGATGACGTTGCGCTGGCCACAGCGGGAACACTCCTCGTACTCCTGGACGGTAACGACGACCTCACTGCCCCGTTCTTCGCGCTCGCGTTCGACATCGGTCTCGCCGAAGTCGTGCCCGAGCAGCGAGCATCGCAGGACCATTGTCCCACCGTACCGACCCGGTCCATAAAAAACGTACTGCCTGTCAGTCATCGGGTTATGACAGTCATGCTACGTCGAACGTACTCCACCGAGAAACGGTCCGTCGCTGACCGACCGTCGCAGACCGACTCCGACGGCCGTCGTCGTCGAAACGACAAACGTCAAATCCCGGGTCGTCGAATGAGTAGACGGATGAGAGCAAAGCGGGAGTACCGGAACCGGGAGGGAACGGAGGTGGCGGTACTCGACGCGCTGGTCGATCGCACCGAGGACGGGATGACCGTCTTCGAACTCCGAGCGGCCGTCGAGGTCGATATCGACGAGCTCGAGGACGCCCTGTCGACGCTCAAGGCGGACGACCTGATCGTCGTCGAATCGGGGTCGGAAACGGTGATCAAGCCCGCCGAGCGGGTAG containing:
- a CDS encoding site-2 protease family protein, whose product is MDHGLFAFVSPPAIYGSELLTWVLLGLLLYWLAVVGLRNGGYLPDYIGTQGPILTFHTKRGRVFLDRLARPKRFWRAWSNIGVGIALVVMVAMFAFLIQAAISSLSTPQMANSAVRQPRNVLVIPGVNDFLPLSATPGIVFGLLVGLVVHEGGHGLLCRVEDIDIDSMGIAMLAVLPVGAFVEPDQESSKAASRGGQTRMFAAGVTNNFAITILAFALLFGPVVGAIGVAPGAAVGGVAQDSPAADAGIEPNDRITAINGTAVEGNDYLADRLEAVDGEQVAVELNGEETVTVDRSLIVTAAMDDGPTGLSAGDEIRAVNGQTVATERGFFDAVGDDERVTLTIEPADSEERVDRAVTIGAAVSVVEDEPLEAETGPTDETFVITRFDGERVHSYEDLAPLLADTEPGQQVEVTGYIGDDRQTHTVTLGENPRSESGFLGIQPYPGTSGVDVSDIGVQLYPAGEYLGLLGGDGETRFGGVADTFLGKMGLTLLLPVIGVSGALPFNFAGFTGGIQNFYEVQGALGAFGDGTVFLVANLLFWTGWINVQLGFFNCVPAFPLDGGHILRTSTEAIVSRLPIIDPTRGMVRLVTTTVGVTMLISFIMMLFGPQLFSG
- a CDS encoding PadR family transcriptional regulator, whose translation is MRKSGPPKGLIAYLVLELLEEKPRYGYEILKEIREISGGHWEPSYGSVYPILYKFEEKGWAERIEREDEPDRKYFELTDDGLAELEERRESGSEKARDFADVILGFFHVYATFSTDDRFEIPETDGEWRFDEAFSHWVVEQVVRHHEHYFDTEFERLEATPEEFSDRYGVDVED
- a CDS encoding heme-binding protein; this encodes MERRRPPQTEEGWYVLHDFRSIDWDAWRDAPERRRSQAIEEGIDYLGSSEAVDDADEGESATFAVFGHKADLLVLHLRPTLADIDTLERQFEHTALAEFTERADSYLSVTEVSGYMSEDYFDEDAEVEDTGLARYIESRLTPEIPDSEFLSFYPMDKRRGPEDNWYDLPFDERAEHLSSHGDIGREYAGRVTQIISGSVGLDDFEWGVTLFADDPTDVKELLSEMRFDPSSSRFAEFGRFLSARRFPPEHLGAFLAGEPVPQEGAHGERGHPHAESDSDGHQHGDSDGHHGGSGGHHGDDADGDGDEDVRSELEELGVYAGQPHGEDVHAVVLYSAADPDELFEEVDGLRGNFDHYDTHVKTAVYEPRDGGDDAETAIVSLWDTERAANTAAGFLADLPDIVRQAGDDEGDSWGTMGMFYTVKPEHRGDFTGAFEDAAGLLAEMDGHRKTDLLINREDENDMFIASRWDSREDAMQFFRSDAFSEAVEFGRDVLVDRPRHVFLA
- a CDS encoding DUF5611 family protein, with the translated sequence MKEYKMRRGEYLEERIPDMESTVEDYFGPITGSEEYKGSDLFVIGEPDNPVFEKVVVGTIEYSGKKDKLGVEFYERDPTELGPDELEAAGDAVDAKNDFLLEATGRDAKSRRESMKRTVEDDPDHDF
- a CDS encoding DUF6432 family protein; this encodes MRAKREYRNREGTEVAVLDALVDRTEDGMTVFELRAAVEVDIDELEDALSTLKADDLIVVESGSETVIKPAERVVPDQSAGEDDEQSIGEWLRERLPF